In Streptomyces paludis, the genomic stretch GCAGAACCCGCCGTCATCCGTTCCCCCTCATCCTGCGTACGGCGAAGAGCAGCGCCGGCGCTCCGACGAACGCCGTCACCACCCCGACCATCAGCTCCTGCGGGCGCAGCACCACCCGGCCGACGACATCCGCCGCCAGCAGCAGCGTCGGGCCCACGAGCGCGGAGAACACGATCTGGACCCGGAAGTCGATACCGACCAGGGCCCGCACGATATGCGGGACGGCCAGCCCGACGAAGGCGATGGGCCCGACGGCCGCCGTCGCCGCCGCGCTCAGCAGCGTCGCCGCGATCAGCCCGCCGCCGCGCAGCAGGGCCGGGTTGGCGCCCAGCGAGGTGGCGGAGTCGTCGCCGAGGGCGAGCGTGTTGAGCCCCGGCCCGAGCAGCAGCGCGAGGACGAGACCGGTGGCCGCGAAGGGCAGGACGGCGGTGAACACGTCGAAGTCCCGGCCGCCGAGCGCGCCGACGACCCAGTACCGGTAGCTGTCGAAGACCTTCGGCCGGCTCAGGGTGACCGCCTGGATGAAGGCCATCAGGACGGCGGAGAGGACCGCTCCGGCGAGGACAAGCCGTACGAGACTCGTGCTCGCGCCCGCCGAGCCGATGGCGTGCACCAGCACCCCGGCGAGCAGCGCGCCCGGCAGCGCCCACCACATGGTGTCCGTACGGCCCGACGCGCCGAAGAAGGCCGTGGCGGCCACGACGCTCGCCGCCGCGCCCGCGTTGATGCCGAGCAGCCCCGGATCCGCGAGGGGGTTACGGGTGACGCCCTGCATCAGCGTCCCGGCGACGGCGAGGCAGACCCCGGCGAGCAGCCCGAGCGCGGTCCTCGGGTAGCGGCTCTCGATGACGGTGGTGACATACGGGTCGGCCGTGCCGGCGACGGCGTCCAGGACATCGCCGAACGAGGTGGTCCTGGAGCCGAACATGACGCTCGCCAGTACGGCGAGCGCCAGCAGGGCCACCGCGGCGAGCAGGCTGTACGCCAGCCGGGCGGGCCCCACACGTGTGGTGGCGCGGGGTCCGCCGGGCCGGGCCGGTGCGGTGATGGTCATCCGGTTCTGCTACGCCTCACTCGTCGGGTTACTTGTCGAGGGTGGCGACGGCCTTGTCGATCATCGGCAGGTAGCGGTCGATGACCCACGGGACGGTCAGCGGGTTGATGATCGAGGACGCGGTGACGAAGGAGTTGTCCGTACCGGCGACGACGGAACCGCGCTTGATGGCCGGGATCGCCGCGTACAGCTTCTGTCCCTCGACCTCCTTCTTGCTCTTGGCGTCGCTGTAGAACGTGAAGATCAGGTCGCTGTCCTTGAGCTTCTCGCCGTTCTCCAGACCGATGATGGCGGAGGCGGTGCCCTCGGTCTCCTTGAACGTCTTCACCACCGGGTCGGGTGTGAGGCCGAGGGAGCTGACCATCGAGACGCGCTGCTCCTCCGGCAGGAACACCCCGAGCGTGCCCGGTCCCGTCGTGTAGATGTACGAGAACGAGACGTCCTTGTACTGCGGCCGGGTGGCGGCGGCGTCGGCGAGCTGCTTCTCGATCTTCGTCGTCAGCGTCTTGGCCTCGTCGGGCGCGCCGAGCGCCTTGGCGATGATCTCGATCTGCTCGTCCCAGTCCGTGCTCCACGCCAGCTTCGGGTAGGCGACCGTGGGCGCGATGTCGGCGAGGATGTCGTACTGCTCCTGCGTGATGCCCGACCAGGGGGCGAGGATGACATCGGGCTCCAGCTCGGTGATGGCCTCGAAGTCGATGTCCTCGCCGCCCGCGAACTGGGTGGGCAGCTTCTCGCCGTTCTTCTCCACCGCCTCGTGGATCCAGGGCAGATAGCCGGTCTTGTCGCTGCCCCACTCGTAGCTCTCGATGCCCACGGGCGTGTGCCCGAGCGCGATGGCGGTCTCTGTGGAGCCCTGGCCCAGCGTGACGACGCGCTCCGGCTGCTCGGTGATCTTCGCCGTGCCGAGCGCGCTCTTGATGGAGACCGGGAACGCGCCTGCCTCCGTCTTCGTCGACTTCGAGCCGGTGGACTCCGTCTCGTCCGAGCCGGACGAGCAGCCGCCGAGCACCAGGGCCAGGGCGGCGGCGGTGGCCGGTACGGCGAGGGTCTGACGGCGCGCGCGCTTGAACCAGGTTGGCATGGGGGGGGGTCCTTCACGTGTTCGTTGACAGCCGGCCGAGAACGGATCGGCGGATTCCAGCGCGGATCGCAAAATCTTAGGTAAGCCTAAGCTAAGTGGGATTTTGCTTTCAACTGTCCCCCGCGAAAGATCCATCACGATCCGGCTGTCACGAGCGGCGCATCACGATCCGGCTGTCACGAGCGCCCCGTCAGCTCAAGCGACCGTCAGTTCAAGCGACCGTCAGCCGCAGCACCAGATGCGTGTCATGGCGCGGGGTGTCCGGGTCCGGGTACCAGCCGTGGCGCTCGTAGAAGGAACGGGCGCGCAGATTCGGCTCGAAGACCTCCAGCCGGGCGGACTTGACCCCGGTCTCCCGCCAGGCCGCGACGCACGCGGTGTGCAGGGCGGTGCCGATGCCGTGGCGCCAGTGGGCGGGGGAGACATGGAGCTGAGTGAGCGTCATCACCGTATCGATCAGGCCGTACGCGGCGACGCCGGCGAGCGCGCCCCCGTACTCGGCGCAGAGCACCGCCGCGCCCCGCTCCCGCTGCTGCCCCTGCTCCCGCGCCTGTTCCTGCCGGGTGAGGGCGCCCGCCCAGCCCTCGCGGGTACGCGCCCGCTCCGCCGGGCCGTCGAAGTCGTCCTCCGGGAGATGGCCCCGGTAGTACGTGGCGCGGGCCTCGGCGTGGAGTACGGCGATGGCGTCCAGGTCGGCGGGGGCCGCGAGCCGGGTTGCGGTGTGGGTGGCGGTGTGGGTGGCGATGTGGGTGCCGTCGTGGGTCTCGTTGTAGTGCGTGTCCATACGGGCGAGGACGCCAAACGGCCGGGCCCCGGTTGCCGGGCGCGTCAGCGCAACCAGCAACCGGGGCCCGGCCGTTCGCGTCGCAGGTCAGTTCTCCTGGCGGCCGTTGAAGCGGCGCGGGAGGCCCTGGGGATTGTCGTCGCGCAGCTCCGGGGGGAGCAGGGCGGCGGGCGTGGACTGGTACGAGACCGGGCGCAGCCAGCGTTCGATCGCCGTCGCGCCGACCGAGGTGGAGGTGGAGGTCGTCGCCGGGTACGGGCCTCCGTGGTGCTGCGCGGGGGCCACGGCGACGCCGGTCGGCCAGCCGTTGACGAGGATACGGCCGGCGAGCGGGGTCAGGGCGGCGAGCAGTTCGGCGCCGCCGGGCGCGGTGCCGGCGCCCTCCGCCTCGGCGAGGTGGAGGGTGGCGGTGAGGTTGCCGGGGAGCCGGGAGAGCACGGCGGTGATCTCGTCCGCCGAGGAGTAGCGCGCGACGACCGTGACCGGCCCGAAGCACTCCTCCAGCAGCAGATCGTGCGGGCCCTCGGCGGCCAGCGACGCGGCGGGCACCGTGACATAGCCCGCGCTGACGGTGTGTTCACCGCCCGCGCCGGGGGTGACCGGGGACTCGACGTCCGGCAGCGCGACGCGCTCGGCGACGCCCGCGACGAAGGCGTCCCGCATCCGGTGGTCGAGCAGCACGCCGGGGGCGGTGTCGCTGACGGCGGCCGTCAGGGACTTCAGCAGCCGGTCGCCGGTCTCACCGGCGGGGGCGAGGACGAAGCCGGGCTTGGTGCAGAACTGCCCGACCCCCAGCGTCATCGAGCCGGCCAGCCCCGCGCCGATCTCCTCGGCGCGCTCGGCGGCGGCGGCCTCGGTGATGACGACCGGGTTGAGGGAGCCCAGCTCGCCGTGGAAGGGGATGGGCGTGGGCCGGGCGGCAGCCGCGTCGAAGAGGGCGCGTCCGCCCCGTACCGAACCGGTGAAGCCGGCCGCGGTCACCAGCGGGTGGCCGACGAGGGCGACGCCCGCGTCGAAGCCGTGCACGAGTGTGATCACGTTCTCGGGCAGCCCGACCTCGGCGGCGGCCCTGCGCAGCACGGAGGCGCACAGTTCCGAGGTGGCCGGGTGGTCGGGGTGCGCCTTGACGACGACCGGGCAGCCGGCCGCGAGCGCGCTCGCGGTGTCACCGCCGGGGACGGAGAAGGCGAGCGGGAAGTTGCTCGCGGCGTAGACGGCGACAACACCGAGCGGCACCTTGTAGCGGCGCAGGTCGGGCCAGGGCGGGGTCTGTCCGGCGTCGGCGTGGTCGATATAGACGTCGAGGAACGCGCCCTCGTCGACGACCGTCGCGAACGCCCTCAACTGGGCTGTCGTACGGGCGAGTTCGCCGGTGAGCCGGACGGGGCCGAGCGCGGTCTCGGCGTCGGCCGCCTCGATGACGTGCGGACCCGCCTCGTCCAGCAGCTCGGCCGCCCGGCGCAGCAGCGCGGCGCGCGTGGCGCGGTCGGCGAGCGCGGCGACGGCGGCGTGGGCGCCCCGTACCGCGAGATCCACTTCCTCGGTCGTGGCCTCCTGCGCGACCTCCTCACGAGGCTTTCCCGTTCGGGGGTCGACACTCCAGACTGGTGCTGCTGCCACCGCGGCTTCCTTCCCGACTGCGCGTACTGCGGACCACTGCGAGACCACTGCCATCCACCGGCGCGATTGCCGCGCCTCAGTTTTTGTTCGGTATTCTGAACAAGGTTCCTGATAGTGAATGTTTCAGGGACTCTATTTCCGCGTGTTCCGCCCGGTCAAGAGCGGTCCGAGCGGTGAGAGGAAGTGAGTGACGATGGCGGCTGCGGAGAGCGGCGGGGCCCAGGTCAAGTCCGCGGTGCGGACGGTGGAGCTGCTGGAGTACTTCGCGGGGAGCCCCGGGATGCACTCGCTGGCCACGGTCCAGGAGGCGGTCGGCTACCCCAAGTCCAGCCTCTACATGCTGCTGCGGACGCTGGTCGAGCTGGGCTGGGTCGAGACGGACGCGACGGGCACCCGCTACGGCATCGGCGTACGGGCGCTGCTGGTCGGCACCTCGTACATCGACGGGGACGAGGTGGTCGCCGCGGCCCGGCCCACCCTGGACCGGCTCTCGGACGACACCAGCGAGACCATCCACCTCGCGCGCCTCGACGGCACCAATGTCGTCTATCTCGCGACCCGCCAGTCACAGCACTATCTGCGCCCCTTCACCCGGGTCGGCCGTCGGCTGCCCGCGCACTCCACCTCCCTCGGCAAGGCGCTGCTCGCGTCGCACACCGACGACCAGGTGCGGGCGCTGCTGCCGGAGACCCTGCCCGCGCTGACCGAGCACACCCTCACGGACCGCGAGAAGCTCATCGCGGAGCTGGCGGTGATCCGGGAGCAGGGCTTCGCCGTGGACCGCGAGGAGAACACCCTCGGGCTGCGCTGCTTCGGTGTCGCGATCCCGTACCGCACCCCGGCGCGCGACGCGATCAGCTGCTCGGTGCCGGTGGCCCGGCTGACCCCGGGGCATGAACAGATGATCAAGGACGCGCTCTTCGACGCCCGCGACCGGCTCACCCTCGCGACCCGCCGCCTCTGAAAGCGGCACCGGCACGACACCGCGCGACAGTCGATTCCTTTCGCCCCTTATAGCGACCTTTATGAAGACTTCCTGAGAAGCCCGGCCCCACGGAACCCCGCCCTCCGCCCGCTCGTCCCTCGCTTATGAGATGAACAAGACGATCAGGCACACGGCGGTCATCTGTCTGCTCATGGTCCTCGCGCTGATGCTGCGGGCGACCTGGGTGCAGGCGTACGAGGCGAAGGCG encodes the following:
- a CDS encoding aldehyde dehydrogenase (NADP(+)) — translated: MAAAPVWSVDPRTGKPREEVAQEATTEEVDLAVRGAHAAVAALADRATRAALLRRAAELLDEAGPHVIEAADAETALGPVRLTGELARTTAQLRAFATVVDEGAFLDVYIDHADAGQTPPWPDLRRYKVPLGVVAVYAASNFPLAFSVPGGDTASALAAGCPVVVKAHPDHPATSELCASVLRRAAAEVGLPENVITLVHGFDAGVALVGHPLVTAAGFTGSVRGGRALFDAAAARPTPIPFHGELGSLNPVVITEAAAAERAEEIGAGLAGSMTLGVGQFCTKPGFVLAPAGETGDRLLKSLTAAVSDTAPGVLLDHRMRDAFVAGVAERVALPDVESPVTPGAGGEHTVSAGYVTVPAASLAAEGPHDLLLEECFGPVTVVARYSSADEITAVLSRLPGNLTATLHLAEAEGAGTAPGGAELLAALTPLAGRILVNGWPTGVAVAPAQHHGGPYPATTSTSTSVGATAIERWLRPVSYQSTPAALLPPELRDDNPQGLPRRFNGRQEN
- a CDS encoding FecCD family ABC transporter permease, whose protein sequence is MTITAPARPGGPRATTRVGPARLAYSLLAAVALLALAVLASVMFGSRTTSFGDVLDAVAGTADPYVTTVIESRYPRTALGLLAGVCLAVAGTLMQGVTRNPLADPGLLGINAGAAASVVAATAFFGASGRTDTMWWALPGALLAGVLVHAIGSAGASTSLVRLVLAGAVLSAVLMAFIQAVTLSRPKVFDSYRYWVVGALGGRDFDVFTAVLPFAATGLVLALLLGPGLNTLALGDDSATSLGANPALLRGGGLIAATLLSAAATAAVGPIAFVGLAVPHIVRALVGIDFRVQIVFSALVGPTLLLAADVVGRVVLRPQELMVGVVTAFVGAPALLFAVRRMRGNG
- a CDS encoding GNAT family N-acetyltransferase, encoding MDTHYNETHDGTHIATHTATHTATRLAAPADLDAIAVLHAEARATYYRGHLPEDDFDGPAERARTREGWAGALTRQEQAREQGQQRERGAAVLCAEYGGALAGVAAYGLIDTVMTLTQLHVSPAHWRHGIGTALHTACVAAWRETGVKSARLEVFEPNLRARSFYERHGWYPDPDTPRHDTHLVLRLTVA
- a CDS encoding iron-siderophore ABC transporter substrate-binding protein; its protein translation is MPTWFKRARRQTLAVPATAAALALVLGGCSSGSDETESTGSKSTKTEAGAFPVSIKSALGTAKITEQPERVVTLGQGSTETAIALGHTPVGIESYEWGSDKTGYLPWIHEAVEKNGEKLPTQFAGGEDIDFEAITELEPDVILAPWSGITQEQYDILADIAPTVAYPKLAWSTDWDEQIEIIAKALGAPDEAKTLTTKIEKQLADAAATRPQYKDVSFSYIYTTGPGTLGVFLPEEQRVSMVSSLGLTPDPVVKTFKETEGTASAIIGLENGEKLKDSDLIFTFYSDAKSKKEVEGQKLYAAIPAIKRGSVVAGTDNSFVTASSIINPLTVPWVIDRYLPMIDKAVATLDK
- a CDS encoding IclR family transcriptional regulator, giving the protein MAAAESGGAQVKSAVRTVELLEYFAGSPGMHSLATVQEAVGYPKSSLYMLLRTLVELGWVETDATGTRYGIGVRALLVGTSYIDGDEVVAAARPTLDRLSDDTSETIHLARLDGTNVVYLATRQSQHYLRPFTRVGRRLPAHSTSLGKALLASHTDDQVRALLPETLPALTEHTLTDREKLIAELAVIREQGFAVDREENTLGLRCFGVAIPYRTPARDAISCSVPVARLTPGHEQMIKDALFDARDRLTLATRRL